A stretch of the Uloborus diversus isolate 005 unplaced genomic scaffold, Udiv.v.3.1 scaffold_748, whole genome shotgun sequence genome encodes the following:
- the LOC129233808 gene encoding bis(5'-nucleosyl)-tetraphosphatase PrpE [asymmetrical]-like yields the protein MIGPFDLTYISCVLLTWYTPQNTPSPESAEGVLYPLPENLHVTLDAKYVESFDEIFIIGDVHGCYDELLMLIQKVDVPGRNILKILAGDLVVKGPKNIEVLDLVKDSNSIIAVRGNNEEKVLKEYFRMQNGDYELKKSDEWIRDLTPDHIRYLTELPYTISLPSVNAVVVHAGLLPGVQVEANDIHAMVNMRNIKINFQEGSFKALDNVCEGEAWASLWCGPQHVFFGHDSRRMLQIERAATGLDTGCVYGKNLTGIFVSGPRKSQFRQVAALKEYRVQKPKFCKK from the coding sequence ATGATAGGCCCGTTTGATTTGACGTACATCTCTTGTGTCCTTCTCACGTGGTACACACCACAGAATACCCCTTCTCCAGAATCTGCAGAGGGAGTTCTGTACCCTCTACCAGAAAATTTACACGTCACACTTGACGCCAAGTACGTGGAATCCTTCGACGAAATCTTCATCATTGGAGATGTGCACGGCTGCTACGACGAGCTCTTGATGCTGATCCAAAAAGTTGACGTACCCGGAAGGAACATTCTGAAGATTCTAGCAGGCGATCTTGTCGTGAAAGGACCGAAGAACATCGAAGTCCTGGACCTGGTCAAAGATTCAAATTCCATCATAGCTGTCAGAGGAAACAACGAGGAGAAAGTTCTGAAAGAATATTTTCGAATGCAAAATGGCGACTACGAATTGAAGAAGAGCGACGAGTGGATCAGGGATCTAACCCCAGACCACATACGGTACCTAACAGAGTTGCCTTACACAATCTCCTTACCTTCAGTGAATGCTGTTGTAGTTCATGCTGGTCTTCTCCCCGGAGTTCAAGTGGAAGCCAACGATATCCATGCCATGGTCAATATGAGGAACATCAAGATCAACTTCCAGGAGGGAAGCTTCAAAGCACTGGATAATGTATGCGAAGGTGAAGCATGGGCGTCTTTGTGGTGTGGTCCTCAACATGTTTTCTTCGGGCACGATTCCAGGCGCATGCTTCAAATTGAGAGGGCAGCTACTGGTCTTGACACCGGTTGCGTGTATGGGAAGAATTTGACGGGTATTTTCGTCAGTGGGCCTCGTAAAAGTCAATTCAGACAAGTAGCAGCTTTAAAAGAATACCGCGTTCAGAAgcctaaattttgtaaaaaatag